Proteins co-encoded in one Malus sylvestris chromosome 7, drMalSylv7.2, whole genome shotgun sequence genomic window:
- the LOC126629802 gene encoding NAC domain-containing protein 43-like: protein MAPENMSISVNGQSQVPPGFRFHPTEEELLQYYLKKKVSNQRIDLDVIRDVDLNKLEPWDIQEKCKIGTTPQNDWYFFSHKDKKYPTGTRTNRATAAGFWKATGRDKVICSNCRRIGMRKTLVFYKGRAPHGQKSDWIMHEYRLDDNNTSNCNITNVSTVMGEAAQDEGWVVCRIFKKKNLHKSLSSPILSTTTSSITTETRSGQSLFDSCPEGTLEQILQYMERTCKEEENEAYINNISTRFNLQPINTGISNTSNHNGFHERFLKLPTLDSPNSTSSHDCYQPNIHEEMMITEKNNDQVSPFTDNHQNMDYNAHHMDSGLTSWEALDHLVASQLNGQTEASRQLACFSTDPHNTIVYDNDDHDHELQLPSTLRGSLSSSNKSYHATHHYNNSEFDLWNFDRRSASLSSSDTLCHVSTGPI from the exons ATGGCGCCTGAAAACATGAGTATATCTGTAAATGGGCAATCTCAAGTCCCTCCTGGATTCAGATTTCATCCAACCGAAGAGGAACTCTTGCAGTACTACTTGAAGAAGAAGGTTTCAAATCAGAGGATTGATCTCGATGTCATTCGTGATGTCGATCTCAATAAGCTTGAGCCATGGGATATACAag aGAAATGTAAGATAGGAACTACACCGCAGAATGATTGGTATTTCTTCAGCCATAAGGACAAGAAGTACCCGACTGGAACACGAACAAATCGTGCAACTGCTGCCGGATTCTGGAAGGCAACCGGCCGTGATAAAGTGATATGCAGCAACTGCAGGCGTATCGGTATGCGGAAGACTCTGGTGTTCTACAAAGGCCGAGCTCCCCATGGCCAAAAGTCTGATTGGATCATGCATGAATATAGACTCGACGACAATAATACTAGCAATTGCAATATCACTAAT GTGTCCACAGTTATGGGAGAGGCAGCACAAGATGAGGGATGGGTGGTTTGCCGAATCTTCAAGAAGAAAAACCTCCACAAAAGTTTGAGCAGCCCAATCTTGAGTACTACTACTTCATCCATCACAACAGAAACAAGAAGTGGCCAATCACTGTTTGATTCGTGCCCCGAGGGAACTTTGGAGCAAATACTTCAATACATGGAAAGGACATGCAAGGAAGAAGAGAATGAAGCCTACATTAACAATATTAGCACAAGATTTAACCTCCAACCAATCAACACTGGCATTAGTAATACTAGCAATCACAATGGCTTCCATGAGAGGTTCTTGAAACTTCCAACCCTAGACAGCCCAAACTCCACAAGCAGCCATGATTGTTACCAACCAAACATTCATGAGGAGATGATGATCACAGAGAAGAATAATGACCAGGTGAGTCCCTTCACTgataatcatcaaaacatgGATTATAATGCACACCACATGGACTCAGGACTCACCAGCTGGGAAGCTCTCGACCACCTTGTAGCTTCACAGCTCAATGGACAAACCGAAGCCTCTAGGCAATTAGCTTGTTTCAGCACTGACCCCCACAACACTATTGTTTATGACAACGATGATCATGATCATGAACTCCAATTACCAAGTACCCTACGAGGATCATTGTCTTCATCCAACAAATCCTACCATGCCACTCACCATTACAACAACAGCGAATTCGACCTGTGGAATTTCGATCGACGATCAGCATCGTTGTCATCCTCCGACACGCTGTGCCACGTGTCGACCGGTCCTATATAA